The DNA region GCAGCCGCAACTCCAAACGCAGCGTGCAGCGTTCGCCGGGTTCGCCTTTTTCCGCGAAGCGCGGCGCTTGCCGCGTGCTCGTTGCAAAATGCTGATTGCCCAAACCGCCGCGTCCGCCGCGCGCGATTATGACGCGTTCGCCCGGCTCTTTGAGATCGGCCAGAAAACTTTCGGTCTCGCCTTCCAGCGTGCGATAGACCAGCGTGCCTACCGGTACGCCGATCACGAGATCGTCGCCGCTGCGGCCGGATTTGTTGGACGTGCCGCCGGGTTTGCCGGAATCCGCCGTGAACTGCCGCTTGAAACGAAACTCAACCAGCGTCGAGAGTTCCGGCGAGGCTTGCAAGTAGACGGTGCCGCCGTGACCGCCGTCGCCGCCTGCGGGTCCGCCTTTGGGAATGTACTTCTCGCGGCGCCACGCCACCAAGCCGTCACCGCCGTTACCGGCGGCCACAGCGAACGTGGCTTCGTCTATGAACTGCATGCTACCAAACGAAAAAGGACCCGCAGGCCCTCTTCAACGAGTGACGCGCCGCGGCTTCAGGCGACCGGGCGCACGTGTATGTGCTTGCGATTGCGGCGCATCGCAAACTCCACAACGCCGTCGGTCAGTGCGTAAAGCGTGTGATCCTTACCGAGTCCAACGTTTTCGCCCGGGCAAATGCGCGTACCGCGCTGACGCACCAGGATGTTGCCCGCGATGACGAGCTGGCCGCCGAAACGCTTGACGCCCAGGCGCTGCGCGTTGGAGTCGCGGCCGTTCCGGGTGGAGCCGGCGCCCTTCTTGGATGCGAAGAGTTGAAGATCGAAATGGAACATGGCCGCAGCACTATAGCACACGGGGCCGGGGGGCGGCAAGACGGGGGGCCGCGCCCGAAAGGTCCCCGGTGGAAACCGCTGTAACAGAGGTCCGTTTTGACTAAGCGACGCGTGGTCGTCACCGGGCTCGGGGCGGTGACGCCCCTCGGGAACAACCGCGAGGACTTCTGGCGCCGGCTGGTCGCGGGAGAGAGCGGCGTCGGCCCCATCACGGCCTTCGACGCGAGCGATTTTTCGACGCGTTTCGCCGCCGAGGTCAAGGATTTCGACGCCGAAGGCCTGCTCGGCCGCCGCGAAGCGCGGCGGATGGACCGCTTTTCGCAGTACGCGCTCGTCGCCGCGCAGGAAGCGATCGCGGACGCGCAGCTACCGCAGGATCAGGAGTTCAAGAACAGAGTCGGCTCGGTGCTCGGTACGGGCATCGGCGGCATCCTGACGTTTTGGCACAACTCCGACATCGCCGCGAAAAACGGGACGTGGTCGAAGGTAACGCCGTTCTTCATTCCGATGCTGATGGCCAACGCGTCGGCCGCGCATATTTCGATGCACTTCGGTTTTCGCGGGCCGTTTTTTTCGGCCGCCAGCGCGTGCGCCAGCGGCAACGACGCAATCATTACGGCCTACAATTTTATTCAAGTGGGCGATGCGCCCGTGATGATCGCCGGTGGAACCGAGGCGACGATCTCGCCGCTGGCGGTCGGCGGATTCTGCTCGATGAAAGCGCTCTCGACGCGCAACGACGAGCCGACGAAAGCCAGCCGGCCGTTTGACAAGGAGCGCGACGGTTTCGTACTGGCCGAAGGCGCCGGTATTCTGGTGCTCGAGGAGTACGAGCACGCCAAGGCGCGTGGCGCAAAGATCTACTGTGAGATGATCGGCTACGGACAGTCCGCCGACGCGTACAATTTGGTCGCGCCCGATCCGGAGAGCCTCGGCGTCGAACTTGCGCTCACGCGTTCGTTCGAACACGCGGGCATCAAACCGGACGACGTCGATTACATCAACGCGCACGGCACCTCGACGCCGCAAGGCGACGTCGCCGAATCGCAGGCGATCGAAAGAGTTTTTGGAGCGGACACGCGGGTCGCGGTCAGCTCGACCAAATCGATGCACGGCCACGCGCTGGGCGCGGCCGGCGGAATCGAAGGCGTCGCGTTGGCGCTCACGGTCGAACGTGACATGATGCCGCCGACCATCAACTACGAGGTCCCCGACCCCGACTGCACGCTGGATTACGTGCCGAACGTCGCGCGCAAGGCGCC from Candidatus Rubrimentiphilum sp. includes:
- the rpmA gene encoding 50S ribosomal protein L27; protein product: MFHFDLQLFASKKGAGSTRNGRDSNAQRLGVKRFGGQLVIAGNILVRQRGTRICPGENVGLGKDHTLYALTDGVVEFAMRRNRKHIHVRPVA
- the fabF gene encoding beta-ketoacyl-ACP synthase II, which gives rise to MTKRRVVVTGLGAVTPLGNNREDFWRRLVAGESGVGPITAFDASDFSTRFAAEVKDFDAEGLLGRREARRMDRFSQYALVAAQEAIADAQLPQDQEFKNRVGSVLGTGIGGILTFWHNSDIAAKNGTWSKVTPFFIPMLMANASAAHISMHFGFRGPFFSAASACASGNDAIITAYNFIQVGDAPVMIAGGTEATISPLAVGGFCSMKALSTRNDEPTKASRPFDKERDGFVLAEGAGILVLEEYEHAKARGAKIYCEMIGYGQSADAYNLVAPDPESLGVELALTRSFEHAGIKPDDVDYINAHGTSTPQGDVAESQAIERVFGADTRVAVSSTKSMHGHALGAAGGIEGVALALTVERDMMPPTINYEVPDPDCTLDYVPNVARKAPVRVGLSNSFGFGGHNSVLVFSKPR